In Diaphorobacter ruginosibacter, the genomic stretch CTGAAATTCCGGCGGCCATCATGTCGTTCTCCAAGAAGATCGGCCTGTACCAGGTGCTGGAAGGCAAGTACGGCGTGGACTGGGTCTACGAAAACATCTTCGCCCGTGGTGCCCGTGCGTTCGGTACCTTCTTCTGGAAGGTCGGCGACCAGGCGATCATCGATGGCGCAGTCGTCAATGGCTCATGGAAGCTCATGGCCAAGCTGGGTGAACTGGCTCGCCGCTGGCAGACCGGTTATCTCTATCACTACGCGTTGGTCATGATCCTGGGTGTGTTCGCGCTCATGACGTACTTCGTGTGGCTCAACAAGTAGTAGGAGAAATATAAAAATGGGATTGTTGAGTCTTGCAATCTGGGCACCGATCGCCTTTGGCGTTCTGCTCCTTTTCTTCGGGCGTGACAGCCAGGCACCCATGGTGCGCTGGATCGCGCTGATCGGTGCGCTGGTCGGGCTGGCGGTCACGCTGCCCATGTTCACTGGCTTCGACAACACGACTGCCGCTGCGCAGTTCGTCGAGAAGGCCATGTGGATCGAGCGCTTCAATGTGCACTACCACCTGGGCGTTGATGGCCTGAGCTTCTGGTTCGTGCCGCTGACCGCCTTCATCACGGTGATCGTGGTGATCGCCTCGTGGGAGAACATCACCGAGCGCGTCAACCAGTACTTCGCTTCGTTCCTGATCCTCTCGGGCATCATGATCGGCGTGTTCACGGCACTGGACGGCATTCTGTTCTACGTGTTCTTCGAAGCCACGCTGATCCCGATGTACCTGATCATCGGTATCTGGGGCGGCCCGAACCGCATCTACGCGGCGTTCAAGTTCTTCCTGTACACGCTGTTCGGCTCGCTCTTGATGCTGATCGCGCTGATCTACCTGTACAACGCCTCGGGCGGCAGCTTCGACATCGCCACATGGCATGCCCTGCCGCTGTCGGCAACGGCCCAGGCCCTGCTGTTCTTCGCGTTCCTGGCCGCCTTTGCGGTGAAGGTGCCGATGTTCCCGGTGCACACCTGGCTGCCGGACGTGCACGTGGAAGCGCCCACCGGCGGTTCCGCCGTGCTGGCCGCGATCATGCTGAAGCTCGGTGCCTACGGCTTCCTGCGCTTCTCGCTGCCGATCGCCCCCGATGCGGCACACCGGTTCGCTCCGCTGATGATCACGCTGTCGCTGATCGCCGTGATCTACGTGGGCGTGGTGGCCCTGGTGCAGAAGGACATGAAGAAGCTGGTGGCTTACTCGTCCGTCGCGCACATGGGCTTCGTGACGCTGGGCTTCTTCATCTTCAACAACCTGGGCATCTCCGGTGCCCTGGTGCAGATGATTGCCCACGGCTTTGTCTCGGGCGCGATGTTCCTCTGCATCGGCGTGCTGTACGACCGCGTTCACTCGCGTGAAATCGCCTCCTACGGCGGCGTGGTCAACACCATGCCCAAGTTTGCGGCCTTCGCTCTGCTGTTCGCGATGGCCAACTGCGGCCTGCCCGCAACGGCCGGCTTCGTGGGCGAATGGATGGTGATCCTGGGTGCCGTGCAGTTCAACTTCTGGATTGGCCTTGGCGCTGCCACGGCCCTGATCTTCGGCGCTGCCTACACACTGTGGATGTACAAGCGCGTCTACCTGGGTCCCGTCGCCAACGACCATGTGGCCGAACTCAAGGACATCGGTTGCCGCGAGTTCCTGGTGCTGGCGATTCTGGCGATTGCCGTGCTCTACATGGGCCTGTATCCGAAGCCATTCACCGATGTGATGGATGTTTCGGTTGCCGAGCTGATCAAGCATGTGGCGCAGTCGAAACTGAACTGACCAGACTGGATTGAGAGATAAGAAATGATTGACAACATCAGCTGGCTGGCAATTTATCCGGAGATCGTTCTCTTGGTCATGGCCTGCGTGATCGCGCTGGTCGACCTGGGCGTCAAGAGCAGGACCCGCACTCCGACCTACATCCTCACGCTGCTCACGCTCGTTGTCGTGGCCGTGCTCGAGGCCATGTATGCGCGCAACGGCACCACCTTCTACGGTTGGGGCAACATGGTCGTGAGCGACTCCATGGGTAGCTGGCTCAAGTGCTTCGCTGCCGTGGCGATGATGATCACCATGGTTTACGGCCGTCCCTACGCAGCCGACCGCGACATGCTGCGCGGCGGTGAAATGTTCACGCTGTCGCTGCTGTCGCTGCTCGGCATGTTCGTGATGATCGGCGCCAACAACTTCCTGGTCGTCTATCTCGGCCTCGAACTGCTGACTCTGGCCAGCTACGCGCTGGTGGCCCTGCGCCGCGACCACTCGCAATCGGTGGAAGCCGCGATGAAGTATTTCGTCCTCGGCGCGATGGCCAGCGGTTTCCTGCTGTACGGACTGTCGATGATCTACGGT encodes the following:
- a CDS encoding NADH-quinone oxidoreductase subunit M, with protein sequence MGLLSLAIWAPIAFGVLLLFFGRDSQAPMVRWIALIGALVGLAVTLPMFTGFDNTTAAAQFVEKAMWIERFNVHYHLGVDGLSFWFVPLTAFITVIVVIASWENITERVNQYFASFLILSGIMIGVFTALDGILFYVFFEATLIPMYLIIGIWGGPNRIYAAFKFFLYTLFGSLLMLIALIYLYNASGGSFDIATWHALPLSATAQALLFFAFLAAFAVKVPMFPVHTWLPDVHVEAPTGGSAVLAAIMLKLGAYGFLRFSLPIAPDAAHRFAPLMITLSLIAVIYVGVVALVQKDMKKLVAYSSVAHMGFVTLGFFIFNNLGISGALVQMIAHGFVSGAMFLCIGVLYDRVHSREIASYGGVVNTMPKFAAFALLFAMANCGLPATAGFVGEWMVILGAVQFNFWIGLGAATALIFGAAYTLWMYKRVYLGPVANDHVAELKDIGCREFLVLAILAIAVLYMGLYPKPFTDVMDVSVAELIKHVAQSKLN